From the Micromonospora echinospora genome, the window GGGACCGGCTGCGCCCGCGGATCAGCCGGGGTACGAAGAGCTGGCCCACCACGATCAGGACGCCGTTGAGCGCGATCACCGAACCGTACGTCGAGGTGGAGAGGCCGTCCTCGCCCATGGCGATCGGCAGCATCGAGATGTGCTGGAGGAAGACCAGCGCGCTGAGCAGGTTGAGCGCCACGAAGCCGAGGTAGATCCGGTCGGTGAGGATGGTGCGCAGGGCACTCTTGGGAACGGCCGCACCGCCGAGGCTGGCGGGGACGCTGACGCTCGGCTGCCGGGTCTCCCGCACCTTGACGAAGATGACCAGGGCGGTGGTCAGCGTGGTGGCGGCGTCGATGACGAAGAGCAGCAGGTAGTCGACCTCGGCGGCGAAGCCGGCGAGCACGGCGGCGCTGGCGAACCCGAGGTTGATGGCCCAGTAGTTGAGGGAGAAGGCCCGCAGCCGGTCCCGCTCCGGCACCACGTCGATCATCATCGCCCCGAAGGCCGGCCGGGCCGCCTCGGCGAAGAGGCCGAGCAGCAGCGCCCCGGTGGCCACCGCCCAGAGCGGGCGGGCGAAGCCCAGCGCGAGCATCATGCTGGCCGCGCCGACGTGCGCGGTGAGCAGGGTGGGTCTGCGCCCCCAGCGGTCGGTGAGCGTCCCGCCCACGGTCGTGCCGACCGCGCCGCCGACACCCCAGAGCCCCAGCACCAGACCGGCCTGGAGTTCGGAGAAGCCGCGCTCCTGGGTGAGGTAGATGGCGAGGAAGATCAGGACGAACGAGCCGAGCCGGTTGATCAGGGTGCCGGCCCAGAGATACCAGAAGGTGGCCGGTAGGCCGCCGGTCGTCTCCCGGAACCAGCCCCGTACCGTCCGCACGCCCGCGCCCTCCCGTTGCCGTAATGACCGATCGTCGTCCAAGTGCCTTACGCAACCTAGTGCGGTCCTCGTGTGCAGGTCACCCGCTTTTCCACGTGGTGGTCGTCACCACCTCCCGCCGCGTGTCCGGTCCACGGTTCGGGCAGGATGATCCCCATGACTGCGAGCGAAGGGCCCACCGTCGGGACGCTGGTCCTGCTGCGGCACGGCGAGAGCGACTGGAACGCCAAGAACCTCTTCACCGGCTGGGTCGACGTCGACCTGACCGCCAAGGGCGAGGCCGAGGCGCGGCGCGGCGGCGAACTGATGCGCGAGCACGACCTGCTCCCCGACGTCG encodes:
- a CDS encoding MDR family MFS transporter, which produces MRTVRGWFRETTGGLPATFWYLWAGTLINRLGSFVLIFLAIYLTQERGFSELQAGLVLGLWGVGGAVGTTVGGTLTDRWGRRPTLLTAHVGAASMMLALGFARPLWAVATGALLLGLFAEAARPAFGAMMIDVVPERDRLRAFSLNYWAINLGFASAAVLAGFAAEVDYLLLFVIDAATTLTTALVIFVKVRETRQPSVSVPASLGGAAVPKSALRTILTDRIYLGFVALNLLSALVFLQHISMLPIAMGEDGLSTSTYGSVIALNGVLIVVGQLFVPRLIRGRSRSHVLALAALVMGVGFGLTAFAEAAWFYGLTVLIWTLGEMLNSPSNSTLIAELSPAELRGRYQGVFSLSWQVAGAVAPVLGGLVRQEAGNVTLWLGCAVIGAVVAAVHLLSGPARERRAVALRPRAVPPVEPATTLVPPAPQAAEAAATAPTEPSTTR